The window GACGAGCGGGAACAAGTACCTGGATCAAGTTCCCGGCGTTACGATCCCCCCTGTCTCGATGGTTAGCAACCCCGGCCACGTGAACAGCACGGCCATCCGGACCTTGGCGGCGGGCGCGATAAACGAAGCCGGCGGTTGGTATTACAACAGCGGCATCGGCACCGTTCAGGTCAACTGCGCGGCGCACTTGGACACCAAGGGTTCCACCTGGAGCCTCTGGTAAGTCCGAGCGTTTATTCAGTTTAAAAGAAGGGAGAGGGAGAAATCCCTCTCCCTTCTGTTTTGGGGGGGAGGAAAACCTTGGATCCGATGACGGCGGCCTATCGAGTGTATTGTTTGGTGATGGGCGCGGTGTTGGGCAGTTTCGCCAACGTGTGCGTCCACCGGGTGCCCCGGGGGCGTTCCATCGTCCACCCCCCGTCGTCCTGCCCCCGGTGCGGGCACCGCATCCGCGCGCGGGAAAACATCCCCGTCGTGAGTTTTTTGTTTTTGCGTGGGCGTTGCGCGGGTTGCCGACGGCCGATCTCGTGGCGATACCCCGCTATTGAAATTCTTTTGGCGTTCCTTTTCTTGGGGGTGGCGATCCGGACCCCCCCGGGCCCGGAAGCGATTCACGGGGCGTTCTTTGTGTTTGTCCTCGTGGTGGTGTCAGCGATCGATTTCGATTGGTGCATCATCCCCGATGTGTTCTCCTTGGGCCTCTTGGGGGTGGCGGTGGTTTTGGCCCCCTTGAATTCCGGCCTCGGGGCCACCGCCCCCGAACGGGCGTTCGCGGCTTTTGCGGGCGCCGGGGTGGGTTTCCTTTCATCCTGGGCGGTGTCCCGCGCGGGTCGGCGTTTTTTCCGCCGGGAGGCGCTCGGTCGCGGCGACGTTAAATTTTTGGCGGGCCTCGGGGCTTTCCTGGGGTGGCGCGGCGTGCTGAGCGCTTGGTTCTTGGCCTCCCTTTTTGGCACAGCGGTTTTCCTTTTCCTTAAATTCCGTCGGAAAAGCCATTGGGGCGACTATCTCCCGTTCGGCCCTTTCTTGGCGGCGGGGGGGTGGGTGCATTGGACCTGGCCGGGTCTGTGGTCGTGGTGGTGGGCGCGATGATCCGCCGGGAAGAGCGCGTTCAGAAAAAACCCTTGACAAAATTCCATGGGAACCTATATATATAGAGCAGTGTGCAACACAAACCGTCTAACGCCGAGCAATCCCCGACCCCGGGGATTACTCGGCGTTTGCTTCTAACAACGGAGATGACAACGCGACATGGCTTCATTCGCCGATTCGCTTAAGAACTTCCGGCTCGACAAACTTCGGTTCAAGTCGAAGGACGCCATCGGTGTCGACCTGGGGTCCACCGCGGTCAAAATCGTTCAGTTGAAGGGGACCCCCGGCCGGTGGAAACTTCACCGGTGCGCCCATTTGCCGTTGCCCAACGCCAGTCCCGAAGTTCCCGCGGCGGAACGGCGGACCCAAGCCGTCAACCTGCTCAAGGATTTTTTATCGAAACAAAAAGGGGCGGTGTCCAAGAACGCCGTCTTTTCCGTGGCCGGCAACTCGGTGATTGTTCGTTTCGTCAAATTCCCCAAAATGTCCCGGGACGACCTGTCGAAAATGATCTTGATCGAGGCCGAACCCTACATCCCCTTTTCCATCCCCGAAGTGAACCTCGATTTCCACATCCTGGGCGACGTGGTCGAGGAAGGCCAAAAGAAAATGGAAACCATTTTGGTGGCCGCGAAAAAAGAAACCATCAACTCCCGCTTGGACATCATTCAACAAGGCGGGTTTTCACCCACGTTGATCGACGTGGACGCTTTCGCCTTGGAAAACGCGTACGAGTCCAGCGTCGGCCCCAACGTGAAGGAAACCGTCCTCATCGTTCACGTGGGGGCGTTTGTCACCTCCATGGCCATCATTGAAAACGGTGTGCCGAAAGTGGTCCGCGATGTTTTCATCGCGGGCAACACCGTCACCAAGGCTCTCCAGCGCAACTTTCAGTGCGACACCAAACAAGCCGAGGCGATGAAAGCGCGGGCGGCCATCTTGGCGACCGCGGAGGAACGGGAAAAAGCCGTCGCCGAACAAAACAAAGAAGCCCTGCAAATGTCCACGGTGATCATGCCCGTGATGAAAGATTTGTTGGCCGAAATTCAACGCTCCCTCGACTTCTTTCTGTCCCAGGGATCGGACCGGCAGGTGGGCCGCGTCCTCCTCTCGGGCGGCGGGGCGCGGTTGACCAACCTCACCTCTTATCTGGCGCAGGAATTGCGGTTGCCGGTGGAGCTGTTCGACCCGTTCCTGCGCATCGAGGGAGCTCAATCCATCGCCCCGGAAGTGCGGCCCTTGTTCAGCGTGGCCATCGGTTTGGCGTTGCGCAAGGAAGGGGACGCGGTCTAGACATGATCAAGATCAACCTCCTCCCCCGCGAAGTCTACGCCGCCAAGGCCCAGAAACAGTTTCAATCTTTGGCGGTCGGCCTGGCCGCGGTCGTCGTGCTTTTGTTGATGGGGTACTACTTCCATTTGTCCACTGTTTCCAAACGATTGGAAAAAGATTTGACCGAAGCGCGGGGTGAGCTGCAGCGTTACGAAACCATCGATCGCGAAGTGAAGGAAATGCAGGTCGAAGAGGGCCGCCTGAGCTCGCGGTTGTCCGTCATTCAGGATCTGCTTCGGGGCACGCTCACCTACCCAAAGTTTTTCGAGGATTTCATGGCGTTGTTGCCGTCGGATGTTTGGGTCCAAAGCGTGTCCACAACCACCGACGGGGCCGGGGGACTGGGGGTCACCGTCAACGCCCAGGCGCTGTCCAGTTTCGCGGTGGCCGACTGGTTGACCAATTTGCTGTCGAGCTCCCTTTGCAATTCCGTGCGGCTGGGGGCCATCACCGTGACCGAGCAAAACGAGGGAACTTCGGCGATTTACAGTTTCACCATGACGTTCAATTACCGGGGGCAATCCTAAATGGCCATGACACAGGAACAACAAAAGCAGTTGGTCATGGGCATCGTCGCCGTTGGGATGTTCGGGTATGTTTACATCAATTATCTCTTAAAACCGAAGCGGGCCGATATCCAAGCCAAAACGGTGGAATTGACGGAAGTCAACGGCCGGATCGAAAGTCTTCGAGCGACCGCGAGCCAACGGGACCAATTGTTGCGGCGGGTCGAGGACCTGAAGGTCGAGGTCGCCAAAGTCGAGCGGCGCCTGCCCCGGCAACAGAACATTCAGGATGTAATCCGCGTTGTCAGCCAATTGGCGACCAAGCACGGGGTTCGTTACTCCACCTTTTCTCCCCTGGGGACCCAATCCCCCGGCCTGTTCACCGAAATCTCCTTCGGCATGAACATCACCGGTTCGGTTCACTCCATCGGAAAATTCCTGGCGGCCTTGGGTCAGCAGGAACGAATATTTAGCGCGAAAAACTTATCGATCAGCTACGCCCCCGACCCGAAACGGAATCAAACGGTTTCAGGGAACTTCACCCTCTTCGCCTACAGCTACAATGGATAAAACGCGCGTTCTCTTCTTTTGTTTATTGGTCGCCGGCGCAACCCGGATGTCGGGCCGCGCCTTCGCTCAGGAACCGATGATCCCGCCCCTTGTGATTTCGACGGCCACGGCCCCCACCGAATCGGAATACGTATACAAAGGCGATCGTTTGCGTGATCCCTTTGTCCCCCTCATCGGCGGCGGGGCGGGTGCCGTTGCGGCGGCTGTCCAACCGGAACTCGGTTCGTTCAATCCCGCGGGGGCCGAGCTCAAGGGGATTTTAAAATCCCCCACGGGGCGATGGGCGATTTTGCGCACCACAGACGGTGGGGTTTACATTGTCCAAAACGGCAAGGTGCACGACCCCAAGCGACGTGTTGTCGACGGTTATCAAGGCGTCATTAAAGAGCGAACGCTGATCTTGCTCGGACCGAAAAATGAGGAAGTCGAACTTCGCCTAAAAAAAGACGAAGAGGCGGCTAATAACAAACCGTGATGCGGTGTCGAAAGAAACGGCAAAGCCGCCGGAGGGTGCGCCCATGATCAAATCTCTGCGAATCAAATTCAATCGTTCGACCCAAAGCGGGTGGGGACGTATTGGGCGTCTTGCTGTCGTGGCGGCCGTCCTGGCCCCGCAGCCCCCCACCGTTTACGGATTGGCCGCTCTGGAGGGCTCGGCCCATCATGGGGTCCCCACCATGGCGGTGGGAGACAACGCGAACCTTAAAAGCATTTCTTACGAAGGGAACAGCGTTCGTGTGGAATTGGACCGCCCGGCCCAATACCGGGTGTTCGCCCTCAATCAACCCCCTCGACTCGTTATCGAGCTTCCGAGGACGCTTCACGGTCCCAAACCCTATGAGGCCGCCGTGAACGACGGCACTTTGAAGCGGATCCGCAGTTCCCAGTTTAA of the Elusimicrobiota bacterium genome contains:
- the pilO gene encoding type 4a pilus biogenesis protein PilO, with the translated sequence MAMTQEQQKQLVMGIVAVGMFGYVYINYLLKPKRADIQAKTVELTEVNGRIESLRATASQRDQLLRRVEDLKVEVAKVERRLPRQQNIQDVIRVVSQLATKHGVRYSTFSPLGTQSPGLFTEISFGMNITGSVHSIGKFLAALGQQERIFSAKNLSISYAPDPKRNQTVSGNFTLFAYSYNG
- a CDS encoding PilN domain-containing protein, whose protein sequence is MIKINLLPREVYAAKAQKQFQSLAVGLAAVVVLLLMGYYFHLSTVSKRLEKDLTEARGELQRYETIDREVKEMQVEEGRLSSRLSVIQDLLRGTLTYPKFFEDFMALLPSDVWVQSVSTTTDGAGGLGVTVNAQALSSFAVADWLTNLLSSSLCNSVRLGAITVTEQNEGTSAIYSFTMTFNYRGQS
- a CDS encoding prepilin peptidase, yielding MDPMTAAYRVYCLVMGAVLGSFANVCVHRVPRGRSIVHPPSSCPRCGHRIRARENIPVVSFLFLRGRCAGCRRPISWRYPAIEILLAFLFLGVAIRTPPGPEAIHGAFFVFVLVVVSAIDFDWCIIPDVFSLGLLGVAVVLAPLNSGLGATAPERAFAAFAGAGVGFLSSWAVSRAGRRFFRREALGRGDVKFLAGLGAFLGWRGVLSAWFLASLFGTAVFLFLKFRRKSHWGDYLPFGPFLAAGGWVHWTWPGLWSWWWAR
- the pilM gene encoding type IV pilus assembly protein PilM; the protein is MASFADSLKNFRLDKLRFKSKDAIGVDLGSTAVKIVQLKGTPGRWKLHRCAHLPLPNASPEVPAAERRTQAVNLLKDFLSKQKGAVSKNAVFSVAGNSVIVRFVKFPKMSRDDLSKMILIEAEPYIPFSIPEVNLDFHILGDVVEEGQKKMETILVAAKKETINSRLDIIQQGGFSPTLIDVDAFALENAYESSVGPNVKETVLIVHVGAFVTSMAIIENGVPKVVRDVFIAGNTVTKALQRNFQCDTKQAEAMKARAAILATAEEREKAVAEQNKEALQMSTVIMPVMKDLLAEIQRSLDFFLSQGSDRQVGRVLLSGGGARLTNLTSYLAQELRLPVELFDPFLRIEGAQSIAPEVRPLFSVAIGLALRKEGDAV